A single region of the Podospora pseudopauciseta strain CBS 411.78 chromosome 1, whole genome shotgun sequence genome encodes:
- a CDS encoding hypothetical protein (EggNog:ENOG503NWXD; COG:G), with translation MSRDLSPAHSGLSSGAKSPVAGPSLAAPPMPARSPGSVADDAAVESDVKSTLTTAGSISKRPLIGKRHASTRSDASGLLPSEPGSHPDSPLSPPSPGSDSEEDTYPEGGLRAWLVVFGSWLALFASLGLMNVMATFDTYLSARHLVDHDNGTVGGIISLYTILSFTLGIYVGPVFDKHGPRWPIVGGSVCLFAALIVVSISTNYWHLLVAFAVFSGLGSALLFTPSIAAIGHFFNERRGLATGVATTAGSVSAVMFPYVVQELFVMVGWPWTMRALALICLGVAVGANFLIRSRLPPAKHAKITPSVRVFQTKGFGLTLGAVFLMQFAGFVPLSYLSGYVLAKGFGQEFSFDVVTVLNASSAFGRVAGGWLGDWVGVYNANVVFSVVASIACFAVWLPVEEGKAGMIGFAVLFGFTSGSNVSLMPVTVGKLCGTREYGRYYGTVYTIVSLGVLVAIPIAGKLVLGSRGSWDGLIVLTGVAYLASAVVFAVAKMSIVGWRSKPWVIF, from the coding sequence ATGTCTCGAGATCTCTCCCCGGCGCACTCCGGCTTGTCCTCCGGCGCCAAGAGTCCGGTCGCCGGTCCGTCATTGGCAGCACCGCCAATGCCGGCTCGGTCTCCGGGCTCTGTTGCCGACGACGCCGCGGTAGAGTCCGACGTCAAatcaaccctcaccaccgccggcagcATCAGCAAACGCCCCTTGATCGGCAAACGCCACGCCAGCACCCGGTCTGACGCCTCCGGTCTTCTACCATCAGAACCAGGATCACACCCCGACTCCCCAttatcaccaccctcccccggcTCCGACTCGGAAGAAGACACCTACCCCGAAGGCGGCCTCCGCGCCTGGCTCGTCGTCTTCGGCAGCTGGCTCGCCCTCTTTGCCTCCCTCGGCCTGATGAACGTCATGGCCACATTTGACACTTACCTCTCGGCGCGCCACCTCGTCGACCACGACAACGGCACCGTGGGCGGGATTATTTCTCTGTACACCATCCTCAGCTTCACTCTGGGGATATACGTCGGTCCGGTATTCGACAAACACGGCCCGCGGTGGCCGATTGTCGGGGGGAGTGTTTGTCTTTTCGCGGCGTTGATCGTGGTCAGCATATCGACCAACTACTGGCATTTGCTGGTGGCGTTTGCGGTGTTCAGCGGTCTGGGGAGCGCCTTGCTCTTCACGCCGTCGATCGCGGCGATAGGACATTTCTTCAacgagaggagggggttagCCACCGGGGTGGCGACTACGGCGGGGAGCGTGAGCGCGGTGATGTTTCCGTATGTTGTGCAGGAGTTGTTTGTCATGGTTGGGTGGCCGTGGACGATGAGAGCGTTGGCGTTGATTTGTCTTGGGGTTGCGGTGGGGGCGAACTTCTTGATCAGATCGAGGTTACCGCCGGCGAAGCATGCCAAGATCACTCCCAGTGTGAGGGTTTTCCAGACAAAGGGGTTTGGGTTGACGCTGGGGGCGGTTTTTCTGATGCAGTTTGCGGGGTTTGTGCCGCTGAGTTATCTTTCGGGGTATGTGCTTGCCAAGGGGTTCGGGCAGGAGTTTTCGTTTGATGTTGTGACGGTGTTGAATGCCAGTTCGGCGTTTGGGAGGGTGgcgggtggttggttgggggatTGGGTTGGGGTCTATAATGCGAATGTGGTGTTTTCGGTGGTGGCTTCTATCGCGTGTTTTGCGGTTTGGTTGCCTGTTGAGGAAGGAAAGGCCGGGATGATTGGGTTTGCGGTTTTGTTTGGGTTTACGTCTGGGAGTAATGTTAGTTTGATGCCGGTTACGGTAGGGAAACTGTGTGGGACGAGGGAGTATGGTAGGTATTATGGGACGGTGTATACTATTGTTAGTCTTGGGGTTTTGGTTGCTATTCCTATTGCTGGGaagttggtgttggggagtaGGGGCAGTTGGGATGGGTTGATTGTTTTGACGGGGGTGGCGTATCTTGcttcggcggtggtgtttgcGGTTGCGAAGATGTCGATTGTAGGGTGGAGGTCGAAGCCTTGGGTGATTTTTTGA
- the PIN3 gene encoding protein that induces appearance of [PIN+] prion when overproduced (EggNog:ENOG503P1V7; COG:U): protein MVSEDRQRVIETNRSLRNIKNELESLLEKGVITDEAYDTISGLLPAESSFNSRSTPAPRTNPSSLPTPAATPSAAVPPTAAMAALSVGGNPNPPPSYAQSTGPPALPGRNPPPASAPTKPIIAHARALYKYNAADARDCSFDKDDRVAVFEYMNADWWMGRNQRTGQEGIFPRSYVVVEDEKAAQPAAVLYPPQQPVYGQPAPGAYGGGYPGAPPPGQPYQPHDQGQQQQGEEGGSKMGEHGKKFGKKLGNAAIFGAGATIGSNIVNSIF, encoded by the exons ATGGTCTCCGAAGACCGCCAAAGAGTCATTGAGACCAACCGGTCTTTGCGCAACATCAAGAAT GAACTCGAATCCCTCCTCGAAAAAGGTGTAATCACCGACGAAGCCTACGACACCATCTCGggcctcctccccgccgagTCGTCGTTCAACTCGCGGTCTACCCCCGCCCCTCGCAccaatccctcctcccttcccaCTCCAGCTGCCACCCCATCCGCCGCTGTCCCTCCCACAGCAGCAATGGCAGCCCTCTCAGTAGGcggcaaccccaaccctcccccttcataCGCCCAGTCTACCGGCCCCCCTGCCCTCCCGGGTCGGAACCCTCCCCCCGCTAGTGCCCCGACCAAACCGATCATCGCCCACGCGAGAGCGCTTTACAAGTACAATGCCGCCGACGCGAGAGACTGTAGCTTCGACAAGGACGATAGGGTTGCTGTGTTTGAGTATATGAATGCGGattggtggatggggaggaatcAACGGACGGGGCAGGAGGGGATTTTCCCACGGTCTTACgttgtggtggaggacgAAAAGGCTGCTCAACCTGCGGCGGTTCTTTATCCTCCCCAACAGCCGGTCTATGGTCAGCCTGCTCCGGGGGCGTATGGAGGGGGTTATCCGGGTGCGCCACCGCCCGGGCAGCCGTATCAGCCGCATGATCAggggcagcaacagcagggagaagaaggggggagtAAGATGGGTGAGCATGGGAAGAAGTTTGGGAAGAAATTGGGCAATGCGGCGATTTTTGGAGCGGGTGCGACGATCGGGTCCAATATTGTGAACTCTATCTTTTAA